Proteins from a single region of Oryza brachyantha chromosome 6, ObraRS2, whole genome shotgun sequence:
- the LOC102722503 gene encoding 26.2 kDa heat shock protein, mitochondrial-like: MASTVAVRGRPLATLLRQLLTDSPAASEGPVAVTAAAAAPASTTARRTYKVQGAGPLRRDGNESSDSDDDDDEYEHVAPADTRRRARARARDVTAPYYFSSSDVVDPFGAPTSMGRLLAPLMEDKAAPGTTGFSTTAPRRGWWVTKEDDGAVHIKVSMPGLGKEHVKVCAEQNILVVKGEGEKDPEEDAAPLRYICRINLPADAFKMDKIKAEMKNGVLRVTVPKLKEEERKDVFQIKVE, translated from the exons ATGGCTTCCACCGTCGCTGTCAGGGGGCGGCCGCTGGCCACCCTCCTCAGGCAGCTCCTCACCgactcgccggccgcctccgaagggcccgtcgccgtcaccgccgccgccgctgctccagcctccaccaccgcccgccgcACGTACAAGGTCCAGGGCGCGGGGCCGCTCCGGCGGGACGGCAACGAGTCCtccgacagcgacgacgatgacgacgagtACGAGCACGTCGCCCCCGCAGACACCCGTCGCCGCGcacgcgcccgcgcccgcgacgtCACCGCCCCCTACtacttctcctcctccg ACGTGGTCGACCCGTTCGGCGCGCCGACGAGCATGGGACGGCTGCTGGCGCCCCTGATGGAGGACAAGGCGGCGCCGGGCACCACCGGCTTCTCCAccacggcgccgcgccgcgggtGGTGGGTGACgaaggaggacgacggcgcggtgCACATCAAGGTGTCGATGCCCGGGCTGGGGAAGGAGCACGTGAAGGTGTGCGCGGAGCAGAACATCCTGGTGGTCAAGGGCGAGGGGGAGAAGGACCCGGAGGAagacgccgcgccgctgcgCTACATCTGCCGCATCAACCTGCCCGCCGACGCGTTCAAGATGGACAAGATCAAGGCTGAGATGAAGAACGGCGTGCTCAGGGTGACCGTGCCCAAGctcaaggaggaggagcgcaAGGACGTCTTCCAGATCAAGGTCGAGTAG